In bacterium, the DNA window CCTATACCAGAATTGTTTTTCGTTGGTATAACTGCTTCCCCTTGATGAAGCATATATAATCCTGTTCGAGGAACATAATTTGTCCCCTCTTGGTATCCAATTATTTTTTCTATTGGATTTTTTAATCCCAATGCTTTATAGGCCGAAACTGATTTTTGACTTTCTTTTTCAACTTTTTCGCTTACTGATTTTCCTCCTACTGGGACATTTAATTTTGCCATCTCAGCATTTGCCTCTTTAACCATATCAGAATAAACTTGAACAACAGCATCTTTCCAATTCCCTAATATTTTATATTGTGTTTCTAAGTTTTCTTTAAATGATTTTGTTTTCTCAATTTCTTTTAAAATAAATCCTTGCTGTTCTTGTCCGAAAATTACCATTAAAGCCTCGTATTGCTGTTTAGCATCTATTATTTCTTGAAGTTTATTTGCTTTCTCTGTCAGCATTTCTACTTGTCTCATCATCGATTTTCTTTGATAATCGTATTCCAATTTCTGTAATTCATTCATTCTCATATAATCTTTGTATTCCTGTATCGAACTCTCAACATTTATTTCCATATCCTTATAGGTTTTCAAAATAGCATTCTTTTCTTCTATTTGCTTTACTAAATCTATTATCTCTTTATTATTTTTTTGCTCCATCATAAAATCTATATCTTCTATATCTCTCTCCACTCTATCTATCTCTTTTGCGCTTGCTTCATTTCTTATTTTACTTTGTCGTTCACGGACAAGCCTTTCTCTTTCTATTTCCAATTCTTTTATTTTATCTTCTTTCTTTTTAATTAACTCTTCTTTTTCTAACTCTGTTTTTGCTACTAATTCAGCAATACTTGACCTATAACTTAATTCTTCATCAAATGATTGTTTTTTGTAATCTTTATCTATTTTTTCTAAATCTTCAAAGAGCGAATTTGTTTTGTCTTGTAATTCCTTAATTGTATTTATAACTTCATTAAATTTATCCTTGCTTATTCCCATCACTCTTTCTGTCTCTGCTCCCATTTTCGTTATGTTATCAGTTGTATTGCTTATAGCACCAGATAAATCAATTTGAGAACCGCTAAATTCATCTGTTTTGTTTTTCCCAGCCTCTATTTTATTTTTATATTCTTCTATTACAACATTGTTTTCAGCAGTTTTCTGTTTTGCTCTATTAACAACACTTTCTAATCTTAAAAATTTTCCAATTGCTTCTTCAATTGAATTTATCCAATTCTTAAAATATAGAATATTTACCATTATCTCGTCTCTATATTTCACAAGCATATATATAGAGCCAGCAACTGCAGCAACTAATAACCCTATCCACCCAATAGTCGCAAGTCCAATTCCTTTTAAAGCGATAAAAGCAATCTCTAATTCTTTTATTGTTTTAGTTATAGCAATAAATGTTAATCCCAATGTTCCTATTACAGCAATAATACCTGATAAAGCCCCACCAATAATTGTTATCCATTTAACTAATTCTTTATTCTCATCAATCCATTTTGTAAGATTTTGTATAAAAGGAATAAGTGCTGAAACAATTGATTTCTCAATATCAGCAAACACTCCCCCAATTGCTTCTTTTAAATCAGATATACTGGCCTTTAAAATAGTAATTTGTCCTTCAAGTGTATTTCCGTATGCTTGGTATTGTCCTCCTGCTCTTCTTGTTAGTTCTATCATTGCTTCTTCTACCGTTGCGTTTTCTTTCAATTGAATTCCATATCTTGATAATATTCCTAAATTACCAGATAATACTTTTCCAACAATGTCAACAGCAGAAGAATAATCAATTTGCCTGTAAATAGATAAATCAGCCGCTAACATAGCCGCTTTTTGTGCTTCAGTAAAATCACCAGTAATTTGTATTAACTTTGCTAGTCCAACAGAAGCCGTTTCATCTGATATCCCCCCCATTGCTTGTAATTCGCTTCCAAACTCTCTTGTTTTTTGTTTTAATTGTTCAATTGCTTCTTGTGTTGATAGTAATCCTCCTGAAAAATTATTTAGAGTAGTAGTTGATAATCCTTCAATTATTGTATCAACTATTTTTAATTGTTTTTCACTATCAGCAAACTCTTTTGTAGTAGAGACAACAACGGCAGTAATAGACGCAAAAGCGGCTGTTCCAACAACCGCCATCTTTTTAAAAGCAGGTTCAAAATCCTTTGCTGTTTTTTGAATTCCATCAAGTTGGCTCTTAACTTCATTAATTGTTTTTTGAGCCTTATTCTCAGCATCTATTACAAATGACAATTTATAGTCAGCCATTTTTTTTCATTATTTTTTTAATATTTTCGCTATCTATCTCAAACTTATCCTTCAACATATCTAAAAACCAAGTTGGTTGTTCCATATAATCGTTATAGGTCCAATGCATCTCTTGGCATATACTAACTATCTGCATCTCTGGTGTTAATTTCCCGAGCCTGTACCATCTTCTTGCTTCAACTCGGGATTTGTAAAATTTTCCCCATTATATACTTTCTCTACTTCCCTTAGAACAAATTTATAATCTTCATTTCTCATATCCTTCAACCTATTAACAATATCCTTTTTA includes these proteins:
- a CDS encoding phage tail tape measure protein, which codes for MADYKLSFVIDAENKAQKTINEVKSQLDGIQKTAKDFEPAFKKMAVVGTAAFASITAVVVSTTKEFADSEKQLKIVDTIIEGLSTTTLNNFSGGLLSTQEAIEQLKQKTREFGSELQAMGGISDETASVGLAKLIQITGDFTEAQKAAMLAADLSIYRQIDYSSAVDIVGKVLSGNLGILSRYGIQLKENATVEEAMIELTRRAGGQYQAYGNTLEGQITILKASISDLKEAIGGVFADIEKSIVSALIPFIQNLTKWIDENKELVKWITIIGGALSGIIAVIGTLGLTFIAITKTIKELEIAFIALKGIGLATIGWIGLLVAAVAGSIYMLVKYRDEIMVNILYFKNWINSIEEAIGKFLRLESVVNRAKQKTAENNVVIEEYKNKIEAGKNKTDEFSGSQIDLSGAISNTTDNITKMGAETERVMGISKDKFNEVINTIKELQDKTNSLFEDLEKIDKDYKKQSFDEELSYRSSIAELVAKTELEKEELIKKKEDKIKELEIERERLVRERQSKIRNEASAKEIDRVERDIEDIDFMMEQKNNKEIIDLVKQIEEKNAILKTYKDMEINVESSIQEYKDYMRMNELQKLEYDYQRKSMMRQVEMLTEKANKLQEIIDAKQQYEALMVIFGQEQQGFILKEIEKTKSFKENLETQYKILGNWKDAVVQVYSDMVKEANAEMAKLNVPVGGKSVSEKVEKESQKSVSAYKALGLKNPIEKIIGYQEGTNYVPRTGLYMLHQGEAVIPTKNNSGIGGIVVNVNGGYYLSEKAAEEMGNLIVKKLKENIKL